From a region of the Corallococcus macrosporus genome:
- a CDS encoding AMIN domain-containing protein yields MKGFAVSLLGLWLVPLVALAQQPADLNTITAISVSGGTVEITGSKKPDFNSFTMTDPPRLVIDVSGAVFQGVAEEQPVGNGTVTGIRTATYGTESASIARILIGYEREVETDIQSSGNTLVVKVLGGGGGTAVAANTPAEAQGTPAQGTAVAANTPAGASAQDAARAAASDREAQEKAAKAAADAARAEREAQEKAAAEAAARAKADSDAQLKRQEEARVAAQRQDEERRKSEEAAVAERKRQEEEAQAAAKRAEDERRASAQAAADQKRQREEEAKTAAEQKKAAAQAAADEKRAAAQAAAEERQAAAKTAAEQKKAAAQAAADERRQKEEERRAAAQARREEQQAAHLATAEKKRQRAEEARERREQAVAARESRARPSQGSAASEPRESGGGSVSSRRKTMTLIGFQQQPDSSRVFVRTNEPVRYTVGGSGNQVVLELENTRVVESNNTLPLDTHFFPSAVSRVEAFAGSGQTVRVVIQLKQGVRYETRQEGGLITLDFPRPGR; encoded by the coding sequence ATGAAGGGCTTCGCGGTGTCGCTGCTCGGATTGTGGCTCGTGCCGCTGGTGGCGCTGGCGCAGCAGCCGGCGGACCTCAACACCATCACGGCCATCTCCGTGAGCGGCGGGACGGTGGAGATCACCGGCAGCAAGAAGCCGGACTTCAACAGCTTCACCATGACGGATCCGCCCCGGCTCGTCATCGACGTGTCCGGCGCCGTCTTCCAGGGCGTGGCGGAGGAGCAGCCGGTGGGCAACGGCACCGTCACCGGCATCCGCACCGCCACGTACGGCACGGAGTCCGCGTCCATCGCGCGCATCCTCATCGGCTACGAGCGCGAGGTGGAGACGGACATCCAGTCCTCCGGCAACACGCTGGTGGTGAAGGTCCTGGGCGGCGGGGGCGGCACGGCCGTCGCGGCCAACACGCCCGCGGAAGCTCAGGGGACGCCGGCGCAGGGCACGGCCGTCGCGGCCAACACGCCCGCCGGAGCCAGCGCCCAGGACGCGGCCCGCGCCGCCGCGTCGGACCGTGAGGCGCAGGAGAAGGCCGCGAAGGCCGCCGCCGACGCCGCCCGGGCGGAGCGCGAGGCCCAGGAGAAGGCCGCCGCCGAGGCCGCCGCCCGCGCCAAGGCGGACTCGGACGCGCAGCTCAAGCGTCAGGAAGAGGCCCGGGTCGCCGCGCAGCGCCAGGACGAGGAGCGCCGCAAGTCCGAGGAGGCCGCCGTCGCGGAGCGCAAGCGCCAGGAGGAGGAGGCCCAGGCCGCCGCGAAGCGCGCCGAGGACGAGCGCCGCGCCAGCGCCCAGGCCGCCGCCGACCAGAAGCGCCAGCGCGAGGAGGAGGCGAAGACGGCCGCGGAGCAGAAGAAGGCCGCCGCGCAGGCCGCCGCCGACGAGAAGCGGGCCGCCGCCCAGGCCGCCGCCGAGGAGCGCCAGGCCGCCGCGAAGACGGCCGCGGAGCAGAAGAAGGCCGCCGCGCAGGCCGCAGCCGACGAGCGCCGCCAGAAGGAAGAGGAGCGCCGCGCCGCCGCGCAGGCCCGCCGCGAGGAGCAGCAGGCGGCCCACCTGGCCACCGCCGAGAAGAAGCGCCAGCGGGCGGAGGAGGCCCGGGAGCGCCGCGAGCAGGCCGTGGCGGCCCGTGAGTCGCGCGCCCGTCCCAGCCAGGGCAGCGCCGCCTCCGAGCCGCGCGAGAGCGGCGGGGGCTCGGTGTCGTCGCGCCGCAAGACGATGACGCTGATTGGCTTCCAGCAGCAGCCGGACAGCTCGCGCGTCTTCGTGCGCACCAACGAGCCCGTGCGCTACACGGTGGGCGGCTCCGGCAACCAGGTGGTGCTGGAGCTGGAGAACACGCGCGTGGTGGAGTCCAACAACACGCTGCCCCTGGACACGCACTTCTTCCCGTCGGCCGTGTCGCGGGTGGAGGCCTTCGCCGGGTCGGGCCAGACCGTGCGCGTCGTCATCCAGCTGAAGCAGGGGGTTCGTTATGAGACACGCCAGGAAGGCGGCCTCATCACCCTCGACTTCCCGCGCCCGGGCCGGTAG
- a CDS encoding helix-turn-helix domain-containing protein, producing the protein MSDLGKRIGQRIRELRTQRPERWTQEELAERAQISVSFLSMIERGERVPHVETLAALSNALSVSLGELFTGTEQTPAQTEDLLRPLSDFARARGLNARDVDRLLGVARVMFNGSAA; encoded by the coding sequence GTGTCGGATCTCGGAAAAAGAATTGGCCAGCGCATTCGCGAGCTTCGCACGCAGCGCCCGGAGCGATGGACGCAGGAGGAGCTCGCGGAGCGTGCGCAGATCAGCGTGTCCTTCCTGTCGATGATCGAGCGCGGTGAGCGTGTGCCCCACGTTGAAACCCTGGCGGCGCTGTCCAACGCCCTCAGCGTCAGCCTCGGTGAGCTCTTCACGGGCACCGAGCAGACCCCTGCCCAGACGGAGGACCTGCTGCGTCCGCTGTCTGACTTCGCCCGTGCGCGTGGCCTCAACGCGCGCGACGTGGACCGCCTGCTCGGCGTGGCCCGCGTGATGTTCAACGGCTCGGCGGCCTGA
- a CDS encoding LPS-assembly protein LptD, which translates to MTFLAPVVLTLWVSAQIPLATQVELPTGEVVELAADYVVYENDTLTARGHCELRSGPNVLRADEVTYSEATQVATATGNVMFVSGLMAAIADDVRVDLRSNEANVKGGLFMQKKGVTPEALQAAKTPDELRKLGETPVLMSGTRIRRTGETAFSVDGLAFTPCQCGPGEPGWRVEAKEANVKMGERAILTWPVVYVRSVPVFALPWLYLPLAERRSGLLIPRPSNSGLNGFALDVPVFVTLGESYDLTFTPGIITGSGDVTNTFFSDREKTTIREPRPNGVKGPRLLTEFRYVPSDRTRGRATLGFLYDLRPRLNPITLDFMRVYREVAPGVRDYTSEIVDEKRGVRGEASWQHTQDLGDGWHDRVDAYFVSDGFYTRDLTADLLVQNTNYLRSTAVVYQRKDERYLGLDVSLRQDLRYPFRFFQTNTIPAEATADNVATEPHGPTTFQRLPGLTLALPERPLFGGRVMGGLHVEYSRLAPLRSRGFADDGFDGQFAPLRLFRPEGYPLEYNYFALPQDILEGNGRLDPMEREGRDRVMLAPRLSTSYGLGTWGRLTPSVGLRQAVSVGEVSGRTNARGYPLADLVLDSQLARTFKDGDTLYRHTLSPSVSLRYVPGGWGAGRTVLKSNGSGTLPLIYDEWDSAVPLKSDGRVRGFLHAVVAVDQTLRVRKGPTTREPLRLRIGQGFDLSRVAPVAGRDLVEGSVLRDTFARLSASAGVLTAGAVVRMDPTTRDITQLSADFTIDNGRGNALYARYDDLLAVKQLSIDRGLDPLAQGPDFVRRGVDMLVGDAPRRLPSHNDQLDPSPTERAQALTAGTRIKLGFGLGLRYEALVQPLYKDSISQESQPLAQQTFGVSYGPACDCWRIEGVVILRRNQSPEFAGVNLSVAGFGSFGSGG; encoded by the coding sequence ATGACCTTCCTTGCCCCGGTCGTCCTGACGCTCTGGGTGTCGGCCCAGATTCCGCTGGCCACGCAGGTGGAACTTCCCACCGGCGAGGTCGTGGAGCTGGCGGCCGACTACGTCGTCTACGAAAACGACACCCTCACCGCCCGGGGCCACTGCGAGCTGCGCAGCGGCCCCAACGTGCTGCGCGCGGACGAGGTGACGTACAGCGAGGCCACGCAGGTGGCCACCGCCACCGGCAACGTCATGTTCGTCAGCGGCCTGATGGCCGCCATCGCGGACGACGTGCGCGTGGACCTGCGCTCCAACGAGGCCAACGTGAAGGGCGGCCTCTTCATGCAGAAGAAGGGCGTCACGCCCGAAGCGCTCCAGGCCGCCAAGACACCGGACGAATTACGCAAGCTGGGGGAGACCCCCGTCCTCATGAGCGGCACGCGCATCCGCCGCACGGGGGAGACGGCCTTCTCCGTGGACGGCCTGGCCTTCACCCCGTGCCAGTGCGGCCCGGGTGAGCCTGGCTGGCGCGTGGAGGCCAAGGAGGCCAACGTGAAGATGGGCGAGCGCGCCATCCTCACCTGGCCCGTGGTGTACGTGCGCTCGGTGCCGGTGTTCGCGCTGCCGTGGCTGTACCTGCCCCTGGCCGAGCGCCGCTCCGGCCTGCTCATCCCCCGGCCCTCCAACTCCGGCCTCAACGGCTTCGCGCTGGACGTGCCCGTCTTCGTCACGCTGGGGGAGAGCTACGACCTGACGTTCACGCCGGGCATCATCACGGGCAGCGGCGACGTGACGAACACCTTCTTCTCCGACCGGGAGAAGACGACCATCCGCGAGCCGCGCCCCAACGGCGTGAAAGGCCCGCGGCTGCTGACCGAGTTCCGCTACGTCCCCAGCGACCGCACGCGCGGCCGGGCCACGCTGGGCTTCCTCTACGACCTGCGGCCCCGGCTGAACCCCATCACCCTGGACTTCATGCGCGTCTACCGGGAGGTCGCTCCGGGCGTGCGGGATTACACCTCGGAGATCGTCGACGAGAAGCGGGGCGTGCGCGGCGAGGCGTCCTGGCAGCACACGCAGGACCTGGGCGACGGCTGGCACGACCGTGTGGACGCGTACTTCGTGTCGGACGGCTTCTACACGCGCGACCTCACCGCCGACCTGCTGGTGCAGAACACCAACTACCTGCGCAGCACCGCCGTCGTGTACCAGCGCAAGGACGAGCGCTACCTGGGGCTGGACGTGTCGCTGCGCCAGGACCTGCGCTACCCCTTCCGGTTCTTCCAGACGAACACCATCCCCGCCGAGGCCACGGCGGACAACGTCGCCACCGAGCCCCACGGCCCGACGACGTTCCAGCGGCTGCCGGGTCTCACCCTGGCCCTGCCCGAGCGGCCCCTCTTCGGGGGGCGCGTGATGGGCGGGCTCCACGTGGAATACAGCCGGCTGGCGCCGCTGCGCAGCCGCGGCTTCGCGGACGACGGCTTCGACGGGCAATTCGCGCCGCTGCGCCTGTTCCGCCCGGAGGGCTACCCGCTGGAGTACAACTACTTCGCGCTGCCGCAGGACATCCTGGAGGGCAACGGCCGCCTCGACCCCATGGAGCGCGAGGGCCGCGACCGCGTGATGCTGGCCCCGCGCCTGTCCACGTCCTACGGGCTGGGCACCTGGGGCCGGCTGACGCCCTCCGTGGGGCTGCGCCAGGCCGTGTCCGTGGGCGAGGTCTCCGGCCGCACCAACGCACGCGGCTACCCGCTGGCGGACCTGGTGCTGGACTCGCAGCTGGCGCGCACCTTCAAGGACGGCGACACGCTCTACCGCCACACGCTGTCCCCGTCGGTGAGCCTGCGCTACGTGCCCGGCGGCTGGGGCGCGGGGCGCACTGTCCTGAAGTCCAACGGCTCCGGCACGCTGCCGCTCATCTACGACGAGTGGGACTCCGCCGTGCCGCTGAAGTCCGACGGCCGCGTGCGCGGCTTCCTCCACGCCGTGGTCGCCGTGGACCAGACGCTGCGCGTCCGCAAGGGCCCCACGACCCGCGAACCGCTGCGCCTGCGCATCGGCCAGGGCTTCGACCTGTCCCGCGTCGCGCCCGTGGCGGGCCGGGACCTGGTGGAGGGCAGCGTGCTGCGCGACACCTTCGCGCGCCTGTCCGCCAGCGCCGGCGTCCTCACCGCGGGCGCCGTCGTCCGCATGGATCCGACGACGCGCGACATCACCCAGCTCTCCGCGGACTTCACCATCGACAATGGCAGGGGCAATGCGCTGTACGCGCGCTACGACGACCTGCTCGCGGTGAAACAATTGTCAATTGATCGCGGGTTGGATCCCCTGGCACAGGGACCCGATTTCGTACGGCGGGGCGTGGACATGCTGGTGGGAGACGCACCTCGTCGCCTGCCGTCCCACAACGACCAGCTCGATCCCTCTCCGACCGAACGGGCACAGGCTCTCACTGCCGGTACGCGAATCAAACTCGGATTCGGGCTCGGATTGCGATACGAAGCGTTGGTGCAACCGCTTTATAAGGACTCGATTTCCCAGGAAAGTCAGCCCCTTGCACAGCAGACCTTCGGTGTGTCCTACGGACCCGCCTGTGACTGCTGGCGCATCGAGGGGGTGGTGATCCTGCGGCGCAATCAGTCGCCGGAATTCGCCGGCGTTAATCTGAGTGTGGCCGGTTTCGGGTCCTTTGGGTCGGGAGGGTAG
- a CDS encoding TetR family transcriptional regulator codes for MGQQKTAPENGTRESERRRTILRAAIDVFARKGYHGCRIADVAKEAGVAYGLVYHYFKNKDELLETVFETGWSGFIARARAVAESEGPLVEKVRRIADVAFEAYRVDPRAVKVLILEIARSPAGARINRQTAFVDVIRLSAQMFTHAKEAGELRPDVDPLLASALLFGSIEMGLTAFVVGLADARDAAMLERAKAQIADSFLHGVLLDGASLKAAPPKAEPVKPEPVKPELPAGDAPPDVPPQKKAAPKARAPKRG; via the coding sequence GTGGGCCAGCAGAAGACGGCGCCGGAGAACGGGACGCGGGAGAGCGAGCGCCGCCGCACCATCCTGCGGGCCGCCATCGACGTGTTCGCCCGCAAGGGCTACCACGGCTGCCGCATCGCGGACGTCGCCAAGGAGGCGGGCGTCGCGTACGGGCTGGTCTACCACTACTTCAAGAACAAGGATGAGCTGCTGGAGACCGTCTTCGAGACGGGCTGGAGCGGCTTCATCGCCCGCGCGCGCGCCGTCGCCGAGAGCGAGGGGCCGCTGGTGGAGAAGGTCCGCCGCATCGCGGACGTGGCCTTCGAGGCCTACCGCGTGGACCCCCGCGCGGTGAAGGTGCTCATCCTGGAGATTGCCCGCTCCCCGGCCGGCGCCCGCATCAACCGGCAGACGGCCTTCGTGGACGTCATCCGCCTGAGCGCGCAGATGTTCACCCACGCGAAGGAAGCAGGGGAGCTGCGCCCGGACGTGGATCCGCTGCTCGCGTCCGCGCTGCTCTTCGGCTCCATTGAAATGGGGCTCACCGCGTTCGTCGTGGGGCTCGCGGACGCGCGCGACGCGGCGATGCTCGAGCGCGCCAAGGCGCAGATCGCCGACTCCTTCCTCCACGGCGTGCTGCTGGACGGCGCGTCCCTCAAGGCCGCGCCGCCGAAGGCCGAGCCGGTGAAGCCCGAGCCGGTGAAGCCCGAGCTTCCGGCGGGTGACGCGCCGCCGGACGTGCCCCCGCAGAAGAAGGCCGCGCCGAAGGCCCGGGCCCCCAAGCGCGGCTGA
- a CDS encoding alpha/beta fold hydrolase has product MRLPDWRSALPGPPMPTVDEVDFRALYSKTNYVVETADGWSLVITRYRPVKQAFAQPLFGEPLLLVHGFSQNRHTWTSGQFVKNLLFFGVDIHILELRGHGKSSIAFQRERAERFKRPLPQDLDYGWDLDSYFLYDLPAAVSGVKRITRRERIFYCGHSMGGMLGYGYAGIHDDFEGLITIGSPADLGRGFMLLRALAHGSPLVASAVDLTLGGMNLNRRAASLGRSLLAKGAGAFSPSLQKRLAPEDAKPLVFNAVPVDVVLKWVERQLAQADESALYQRFTRKLNRLINTERVSRDDIRWLLREGGEREPRKVIEQFARWIRRGEMVCYRTDYDFKRGFGKIEIPMAIIFGDMDPLASVESTRSVYRAAKSEYLLWRPVKGNSHVELTMGHDIRQICYDIKNLIEYTRTHRTRSPSMPRLR; this is encoded by the coding sequence ATGCGCCTGCCGGACTGGAGATCAGCGCTTCCGGGACCTCCGATGCCCACCGTCGACGAGGTCGATTTCCGGGCGCTGTACTCCAAGACGAACTACGTGGTGGAGACGGCGGACGGCTGGTCGCTCGTCATCACGCGCTACCGGCCGGTGAAACAGGCGTTCGCGCAGCCGCTGTTCGGTGAGCCGCTGCTGCTGGTGCACGGCTTCTCCCAGAACCGGCACACGTGGACGAGCGGCCAGTTCGTGAAGAACCTGCTCTTCTTCGGCGTGGACATCCACATCCTGGAGCTGCGCGGGCACGGCAAGAGCTCCATCGCCTTCCAGAGGGAGCGCGCGGAGCGCTTCAAGCGCCCGCTGCCGCAGGACCTGGACTACGGCTGGGACCTGGACAGCTACTTCCTCTACGACCTGCCGGCGGCCGTCTCCGGCGTCAAGCGCATCACCCGGCGCGAGCGCATCTTCTACTGCGGCCACTCCATGGGCGGCATGCTGGGCTACGGCTACGCCGGCATCCACGACGACTTCGAGGGGCTCATCACCATCGGGTCGCCCGCGGACCTGGGGCGCGGCTTCATGCTCCTGCGCGCGCTGGCGCACGGCTCGCCGCTGGTCGCCAGCGCGGTGGACCTGACGCTGGGCGGGATGAACCTCAACCGCCGCGCGGCGTCGCTGGGCCGCTCGCTCCTGGCGAAGGGGGCGGGCGCCTTCAGCCCCTCGCTCCAGAAGCGCCTGGCGCCGGAGGACGCGAAGCCGCTGGTGTTCAACGCGGTGCCGGTGGACGTGGTGCTCAAGTGGGTGGAGCGGCAGCTGGCGCAGGCGGACGAGTCCGCGCTGTATCAGCGCTTCACGCGCAAGCTGAACCGGCTCATCAACACGGAGCGCGTCAGCCGCGACGACATCCGCTGGCTGCTGCGCGAGGGCGGCGAGCGCGAGCCGCGCAAGGTGATTGAACAGTTCGCCCGGTGGATCCGCCGGGGCGAGATGGTCTGCTACCGCACGGACTACGACTTCAAGCGTGGCTTCGGCAAGATTGAGATCCCCATGGCCATCATCTTCGGGGACATGGATCCGCTGGCGTCCGTGGAGTCCACTCGCAGCGTGTACCGTGCCGCGAAGAGCGAGTACCTGCTGTGGCGGCCGGTGAAGGGCAACAGCCACGTCGAGCTGACGATGGGGCACGACATCCGGCAGATCTGCTACGACATCAAGAACCTCATCGAGTACACGCGCACGCACCGCACGCGCTCGCCGTCCATGCCGCGCTTGCGTTGA